A region of the Methylobacterium nodulans ORS 2060 genome:
GGGTGGGACGGTACGCCGGGGGCTGCAGGTCGCAGCGCCGGCGGGCCGCCCTCCGCGCCTCGATCGGCCCTGAGGTGCGTGGAAGCGGCCACACACTTCAGGTTCGATTTTAGACCGCGTCAGCCCGCGCGAGGATGCCCGCTTCCTCTTTCCCGGACGACTGCAGCGTCAGCGGAATGCGACCCGGGAGCCAGCACAAGACATCGCGCAGCGACCGCTTGTCGGCCACGCTGGAGACAACCGGAGCCGCTTCGCGGCGAGTCGTTGTGCTGGGTCCCGGATCTGCTTCCGCTAACGCTGCAGTCGTGCAGGCCCGAACGAGCCCGGAAAGAGGGAGCGGGACAGAGGCGGAGAATCCGGGATGGGGCGGAGACCCTCTGATCCGGTCTGCGGACGCTCCGTTCGGAGATCGTCTCAGACGGCGCGGCGCAGGTCGCCGCCCGGGACGGCGTAGAGGTCCTGGAGGCGGCGCGCCGACCGCGTCCAGTCGCCGATTTCGAGCGCCATCCGGTGCGCGGCCAGCGACAGCCGCGCCCAGCTCTCCGGCGGCACGCGCGCGGCGGCGGCAAGGGCCTCGGCGACGCCCTGTCCCGAGAGCGTCCCGACCACGAAGCCGGCGCCGAAGCGCTCGACCGCCGCGCCGAGACCGGTCGCCCGCGACACGATCAGCGGCAGGCCGTTCAGCGCCGCCTCGAGGGCGCCGATCGGCTGGCCGTCGAAGCGCGAAGACTGGACGAAGAAATCCCAGCTCTGCAGGGTCTGGATCTTGTCCTCTCCGAAGACAGGACCACCCACCGCGACCGTGTCGGCGACCCCCTGGCGCTCCGCCAGGGCGCGCAGCTCGTCGTCCTCCGTGCCGTCCCGCCCCAGCCCGGCAAGCATGAGCCGCCCGGCTCCTCCCGCCGCGCGATGCCGGCCGAAGCCCTCGATGAGGAGGTCGAGCCCCTTGTGCCGCAGGGCGTAGCGGCCGCAGAAGCCGAAGGTCGGATAGCCTGCGGAGGGGCGCTCGCGCACCGGCCAGGCCGGCTGCGCGTCGAAGGCGCTCGAATAGCTCGCATTCTCGACGATCTCGACGCGCGCCCGCGGCGCGATCCGATGGATCGTGGCCGCCTCCTGCGGCGTCAGGGCGTGCACGAAGGCCGCGTTCTCCAGGAACCGCCGCTCGAAGACCGACAGGTACAGGGACACGGAGGGCCGGACCGGCCGCAGGTCCTCGTCGAAGACATGGGCGTAGCGCCCGTGGATGGTGACGACGTAGCGCACGCGGCGGCGCATGAGGTCGCGCCCGATCATCGGCAGGACCGGACGCCGGCCGCCATGGATATGCACGATCGTGTCCGGGCCCGCTTGGTCGAGCAGCCCGTCGATCACGCTCGGCGCGGCCTGGACCATGCGGCCGAACAGGCGGTGGCCGACGAGGCGCAGCGGCTGGACGGGGGCCGCCCATTGGCGCAGATCGATGCCCTCCCCGGTCTCGTGCAGCAGGACGATCCGGACCGCGTGGCCCATCCGCAGTTGCTCCCGGGCGAGCCGGCAGGCGGCGTGATGAATCCCGTTCGTCCGTGAATCCTCGGCCTCCTCGAAGACGAGGTGGCGGATGTCGAGCGGCGTCGCGTCTCGGGGCATGGGTGGCGTCACGGTCCGGCGGGCAGGAGGGGCGGGAGGGGCGGCACGCCGAGACGTGCCGCCGGGTCACGGCTCACTCGGCCGCGTGCAGCACCCCGCTCTCGCGCGCGCTCTCGCGCGGACGCGCGAGCTCGGCCTCGATCCACCGGTAGGTCGGGACGAGGCCCTCGCGGATCGAAGTCCGGGGCTCCCAATGCAGCACCTGCCGGATCAGGGCGTTGTCGCTGTTGCGGCCGCGCACGCCCTGCGGCTTCGAGCGGTCGTACCGCTTGGCCACCTGCTTGCCGGCGATCTCGGCCGCGATCTCGACGAGATCGTTGATGCTGATCATCTCGTCGGTGCCGAGGTTGAGGGGCGCGCCGTAGTCGGACTGCATCAGGCGGAACAGCCCTTCCACGCAATCGTCGATATACATGAAGGAGCGCGTCTGCAGCCCGTCGCCCCAGACCTCGATCTCACCGCCGTCGGGGCAGAGCGCGACCTTGCGGCAGATGGCGGCCGGCGCCTTCTCGCGACCGCCCTCATAGGTGCCGAGCGGCCCGTAGACGTTGTGGAACCGGACCACCCGCGTCGGGATATTCCAGTCCTCCGTCATGTATTGGCACAGTTTCTCCATGTAGATCTTTTCCAGCCCATAGCCCTCTTCGGGCAGGGCCGGCCATGCCATGTCCTCGCGCAGCGGCGTGACGTCCGGAGAGGTCTGCAGGTTGGTCGGGTAGATGCAGGCCGAGGACGAGAACAGGAAGCGTCCGACTTTGCTGTCGCGGGCCGCCTTGGCCATGTGCGCGCTGATCAGTGTGTTGTTGAGGGTGATCTCGGCGTGGGACCCGCTGATGAAGCCGATGCCGCCCATATCGGCGGCGAGATGGTACACCTCCTCCATCCCCTGGGTGACGCTCTGGCAGGCATCGTGAAGGCGAAGATCGCAGCGGATGAACTCGTGCGCCCGCGACTCCTGGAATTGCGGATACTTGAGATCGACCGCCCGGACCCAATAGCCGCGGCCGACCAGATAATTAACAAGATGGTGGCCAATGAACCCGCCGGCCCCCGTAACGAGAACAGTCTTCATGACGGTCCGTCCTCTCCTGCATCGCACACAGGGAAGTCGTGACATGACCGTGAGGGACCGCGCCATTTCGCATGCGGGCTACGACCGAATCGCCGCCCGCCCTCTCCTCTTGCGGCAGTGCATGCAGGGACAATCGCGGCGCGCGGGACCGGCCGGTCGCCGGCCCGCCTCCCGCGCGCGACTGCCCCATTTTGGGACTCAGGTCAATCGAATGTATTCGCCGCCACGCCACACTGTCGCCAAATTTCGGCATTTCAGCTTAACCTTAGTTAGATATCAAAAATCAAAATCAGACCTCGGAAGAATGTACGTCTGCGTACCAATTCAGTGAGATTGTACTTGTAAGTACGATCATGGCCGCCTCCGCCCTCCCTTGGAGGTCCGCGCCTGCACAATCGAATCGTGTTCGACGCGACACCGCCTGAGCGGGCGATGTCGGTCGGAGTTCCGTGCGCGATGCACGGATCAGAGCCTGGTCGCCTCCCGCGGCCGGGATGGATGCCTGCGGCTCAAGGCCGGGGCCAGCGAAACATCACAGGAGAAACGATGCGGTTTTCGACTCGCGACAACACCGATGCCCTCGACGGATTCTGGCACCACCTGAATCGGCGCTGGCGCGCCCATGCAGGTTCCGATCCGGCCGCGTCGGATTCGAGCCTTCCCGCCACGTCCGACACCACCGAGTCGACCGCGGCAGCATCGGATCCCGTTGTCACGCCCGCCGACACCACCGCACCGACGACTCCGTCGGTCACCGAAGAGCCCGCAACCACGACGCAGCCCGCCGCGACGGCACCGGCCATCACCGACCCCGTGACCACTTCCACGACGACGGTCACCACCGATCCCGTGGCTGCGACCGCTCCCACGACGACGGTCACCACCGATCCCGTGGCTGCGACCGCTCCCACGACAACAGCCACCACCGATCCCGTGGCTGCGACCGCTCCCACGACGACGGTCACCACCGATCCCGTGGTCGCGACCGCTCCCACGACGACGGCCACCACCGATCCCGTCGCCGCGACCGCTCCCACGACGACGGTCACCACCGACCCCGTGATGGCAGCGCCCTCCACGACCTCCACGGGCGGGACGCCTGTCGCGCTCACGCGCCACGACGGCACGGTCGTCGCGCATAGCGGGGATGTCATCAAGGACCTCGACATCTACGTCAACAGCGGGGACGGCATCCAGCTCGACAACGCCGACAACGTCACCATCAGCAACGTCCGCATCCACTACAACGGCGCGGGCGGCGCGGCCGAGGGCAGCGGCATCTCGGCCATGGGGGCCGACGGCCTGAAGATCGACCACGTGGAGGTCTTCAACGCCGGGGCGCCGGCATCCGGCGCCGAGGTGAATGCGGAGCATTACGGCCTCGCGCTGTACAGCAGCCCCGGGGCCCAGATCAGCGGCGTCACCACTCATGACGCCTCCACGGGCATCTACCTGCAGGACTCGCCGCAGGCCCTGCTGACCGGGATCGAGGGTTACAACGCCCGCGGCCCCGAGCCCCGCGGCCAGCTGGTGCAGTTCAACCGCTCGGGCAACAGCACCCTGGACACGTTCTACACCTACAACGACCTTGAGAAGTCCTTCACCGAGGACAACATCAACGTCGGCAGCAGCAACAACGTGACCATCAAGAACGGCCTGATCGACGGCAACAACTCGCCGAGCGGTCAGGGCATCATCTTCGAGGAATCGACCGGCGGGCACGTGCAGAACGTCGACGCGGTCCACATGGGCAACGGGGCGTTCGCCGACATGACCGGCGGCAACAGCTTCGACCACGTGCGGTCGTTCGACAACTTCAACACCAACGCGCCCAGCCGCGGCCAGCCGCTGTCGGGCGGCCTGATCTTCGCGCTGGCGAACGGCACCTCCGTCACCAGCGCGTCGTACCAGAACCCGGCCAACCCGAGCAACATCGCCTACGGCGCCGGGTACGAGAACGGGCAGTTCAGCGGCACGTTCGACGCCCACGAGGTCACCGGCCAGACGCCGATGGCCGCCTATCACAACACCTTCGGCTGGGCCTGAGGTCCGGAGGAAGGCGACGCGGCCGCCGCCCTGCGCGGCGGCCGCTCCCGTCGATTTCCCGTCCGTCCGCAGCCTCAACGCGCCTGACCGACATGATGGTCTCGACCGACCTCATGGGTCCGGATGGTGGCCCGGATCCGCTTCTCCTGGACGAACTCTAGAAGGGGCCAATCAGCCGCCGGTACTCGCTCTCGGCGGTGCCGTAGCCTTCCCCCGCCACGATGACGAGCCGCGCGCGGTCGAGAATGGTGATCCGGCCGCGGCTCGTGGCGATCGCCTCGATCCGCTCCAGGTTGTGCAGTGCGGCCGTGATGCCGGGCCGGTGCGTGCCGAGGATCAGGGCGAGCGCCTCGTGGGTCAGGGCGATCTCGTTGCCGGTGAGCCGGTCCATCGCCTGGAGCAGCCACAGCGCGAGCCGCTCGTCGAGCTTGTTGCGGCGGCACACCAGGGCGGCCTGGTAGCCCCAGATCAGCACGACCTGCACGTAGCGCATCAGGATCTCGTGCAGGAGGCTGCTCTGCATGACGAGGCGGTGCAAGCCACCGGCCCCGATTCGCAGAGCGCTTCCGGCCACGCGCACCTGGACGTCGTGGGGCGCGCGTTCGACGCCGAGCACCGGCGCGGTGCTCACCATCCCCTCGCGCCCGACGACGAGCGTGTCGAGGACGCCGCGACCGCCCACATTGAAGATGACGGAGACGATCCCGCTTTCGGGAAAGTAGACGTGGCTGATCGGCTCGTTGGCGGTCACGATCCGCTGGCCCGCCTCCAGGACGACCTCCTCGAACATCGGCCGGATCCGGTCGAAGCTCTCGGCGGGCAGCGCCCGCAGCAAACGGTTCTGCACCTCAGGCTCCCGCAGGGGCGTGGACCAGACGGACATCACTCCCGCTCCGGTCGCATCGGAGGTCCGCCGCAGCGCTCCGAATCGGGCGCCGGATGCGATCCGGCCGGATGAAATCCGGGACGGGCCGGCCTCCCGGCCGGGAACTCTGCGCGCCCGCCCCGCGACCGGATGCGGCGCCCCGGCCGCCGCCCGGCGCGGCGGACGAGCCCGATCAGCCGGGAATGCGCCACGGGTCCCTCCCCCCGGCGGCGACGCGGCTGGGTTCGGGCGGCAAGGGGCTGGCCCTGCGGGCCGTTCCCTGCGCCTCCCGGGCGGCGAGAACGCGCAGATAGGCGCGAAGCGCCTTCTCGGCGGCGGCCTCCCAGGTGAAGCCGCCGGCCACGCGCAGGCGGGCGCACTCGCCCATCCGGCGCAGACGGTCCCGGTCGGCATCGAGCTCCGCGAGGCTCGCGCGCAGCGCCTCGGCGTCGCCCGCCGGGACGAGCCGGCCGCAAGCAGCGTCGATCTGATGCGGGATGCCGCCGACCGCCGAGGCGAGCACCGGCCGCCCATGCGCCATGGCCTCGAACACCACCAGGGGCAGCGTGTCCGCGAGGGTCGGGAAGACGAACAGGTCGCAGCGCCGCAGCAGGGCACCGACCTCTGCGTCCGACAGGCGCCCCGTCACGATGATGCGCTGCTGAGGCCCCGCCGCCGCGAGCGCCCCGGCGTAATCGACCTCCGGGCGCGTCTCGCCGCCGACGACGAGCGTGAAGGGCTGCGTCAGGCCAAGCACGCTGCGCAGCAGCACGGGCAGTCCCTTGTTGGGGGTGTGATTCGCCAGGAACATGCAGGTGAGCGGCGCGTCGGGCTCAGGGAGCCCGAGCCCGAACCGCTCCCAGATGGCGCGGTCCTCCTCCGGATCGCCTAAGGGCGGCAGCCTCACCCCGTTGGGCACGAGGTCGATGGTCTCGCCCGCGAAACCCATGCGGCGGATGATGTCGAAATCGGCCGGCGACAGGGCCAGGATCGCGTCGGCCCCCCGCACCGTGTCGGCGACGGGCGACTGCACGAGGTGCCGCCAGGCCGCGCGCTGCAGGGCCCCGAAGCCGTAGATCGTGGCGCCGTTGGCGATCTCGTTGAAGCCATGCGTCGAGACGACGTAGGGGATGCCTGCGGCGCGGCAGGCGCGCGCGATTCGCCGCATCTCCAGGGCCGGCATCGGATTGTGGAGATGGACGAGGTCGTAGGCGCCCGGGCGAATCGCCTGCGGAATGTCCGAGCGGTAGAACGGCGTGCGGTGCCGGTTCGCGAGGCGGGACCAGGGGAGGCCCGGGGGGAGCCCCGTCCGCACCGGCAGGCGGCGGCAGCCCTGGGGCGCATCGGCGCCGCCCATCATGCTCGCCACCGTTACCGAACAGGCCCCGGCCAGGGCGGCGCTCAACGTCTCGCCCGCGCGGGCCCCGCCGCTGACCGAGAGATGGGGAGGCACCACGATGGCGGAGAGAACGCGGATCATGGGCGGTTTCCTCAGGGGGAGCAGGCGCGGGGCGTCCCGGCCTCGGCAGGTTCTGGAACGGTGCCCCGCAGTTCTCCGGCAGGAGCCTGCGCCACGCGACAATCCCAGCAGGCGGCGATGGCTGTCCGGCGGGTGACCCCGCGACCGACGCGACACGGTATCAGGTGAGCGGCGGAGCCCTCCGTGGGCTCCGCCGCGGTTCGTTCAGGTGCGGGCGTAGATGTCCTCGATGCGGACGATGTCGTCCTCGCCGAGATACTCGCCGTGCTGCACCTCGATGATCTCGACCGGCGTATTGCCGAAGTTCTCCAGGCGGTGGACGGCCCCGAGCGGGATGTGGGCGTGCTGGTTCGGTCCGAGTTCCTGAACCTCGTCCCCGATCGTGACCCGGGCACGCCCGGTGACCACCACCCAGTGCTCGGCCCGGTGGCGGTGCTTCTGGAGCGACAGGCGGCCGCTCGGGCGCACGACGATGCGCTTGACCTGGAACCGGCTGCCGGCATCGAGCACCTCGTACCAGCCCCAGGGGCGGTGCACGCGCGGATGCGTCTCGGCCTCCGGCCGCCCCCGGCTCTGCAGGCTCGCGACGATCTCCTTGACCTCGCCCGCCCGGCGCCGGTCGGCCACCAGGATCGAATCCGTGCTCGCCACCACCACGATGTCCGACAGGCCGAGCACGGAGGTCAGCGGGCCGTCGCTCGACACGTAGCAGCCACGGGCGTCGTGCATCTCCACCTCGCCCCGCACGACGTTGTCGTCGGGATCGCCCTCGCCGAGGGCCCAGAGCGCCTCCCAGTTGCCGACATCCGACCAGCCGCAGGACATCGGGACGACCGCCGCCCGCTCCGTGTGCTCGAAGACCGCATAGTCGACCGACAGGCGCCGCGCCCGCGCGAAAGCCTCGGCGTCGAGGCAGACCGTGCCGACGTCCCGCCGCGCCTGCGCCACCGCAGCCTCCACTGCCGCGGCCGTCTGCGGATCATGGCGCTCGTACTCGCCGATCAGCGCCCCGGCCCGGAACAGGAAGTTGCCGGAATTCCAGAGGAAGCCGTCGAGGAGATAGGAAGCGGCCCGTTCCGCGCCGGGCTTCTCGGCGAAGCGGGAGACCCGCCAGGCCCCCTCCCCCACCGCCTCGCCGGGCTGGATGTAGCCGTAGGCGGTGGCGGGATGCGTCGGCGTCACCCCGAAGGTCACCAGATGATCCGACAGGGCTGGGTCGATGCCGGCGACCACCGCCTCCCGGAAGGCGCCCTCATCCTGGACCATCTGGTCGGAGGCGAGCACCAGCACCAGCGTATCCGCGTCCTCGCGGGCGATCTCGCAGGCGCCCGCCAGGATCGCCGGACCCGAATCCCGGCGCTCGGGCTCGATCAGGATATCGGCCTGCACGCCGATCTCCGCGAGCTGCTCCTCGACGAGGTAGCGGTGCAGGGCGTTCGTGACGACGAGGGGGCGCTGGGTGGCCCCGAGCTGCACGGCGCGCATCATCGTCTGCTGGAAGGTCGACCTCTCACCAACGAGGATCGCGAACTGCTTCGGCAGCGAGGCGCGCGACACCGGCCACAACCGCGTCCCGTTGCCCCCGCACATGATGAGCGGCCTGATCCCGGTCATACTTGTCTCCCGCCTGAGTACCGCTGTTTTTTCGGCTTCTGCTCCCAGCTATGCTTCAATTTCCGAGCCAGAGTTGAAATGGAGATTCGGTATTAAATTAGCTATATCAACTATATCGCTAGATCCCGACGGGCTGCCCCGACCGGCTGCCGGCTCCGGTCGCCTCATCCCAGCGGGCCTTCGGCTCGGGCCGTCGGGACCAAGTCCTTGCTGCGGCGCGCTTGCGCCGGATCGGCATCCATCGCGGCGCAGGAGCGCTCCGGAATCCGCCCGGGAGAAGCGGACACCAGTTCTCCGGCACCTTTTCCCCGTCCGGCCAAACGCAGATCGGGACCGGAGCGTCTGCCGGATGCTGCGATGAGCATCCGACGGGCACTAGCGGAGCTCCGTCCCGGGCTGCGCCGCGCTGGTCCGAACCGCCCTGGCCTCGGGTTCGCGGCGCACATCGACGATGTCGCCCGGCATCAGGGGCGTGTTCGCGTCGGCCGCGATCGTCTCGGTCCGCCCGTCCTGGGTGCGGGTGATGACGACCCGGCGGATCACCTCGTTGGTCTCGGGCGCGACCAGGGCGCCTGCGACCTGCAACCGGGCGGCCCGGATCTCGCGGGCGCTCGAGAGCTGCGTCTCCGTCTCGGTCAGCCGCGTCGTCGCCTCCTGCATTTCCGCGAGGATGCGACGCTGATAGGTGTCCTTCATCTCCTGCAGCCGCAGGGCAAGGTCGCCGAGTGCGAGATCGAGCCGCGCGAGATCGGAGTTGAGGCGGGCGATCGTGCCCTTGTTGCGGGCCTCCTCGCGCTGGAACTCGATGCCCTGGTAGCGCCGGGCCAGCCCGTTGGCCATGAGCTTCTCGTAATCCTCCATATGGGCCTGGATCAGCCGCAGCTGCGTCTCCTCGGCGGTGCGCTGGGCCTGCACCCCGACGATCTCGGCCTCGATGCGCGGCTTCTGCGCCTGCAGCATCTCGAGGGACTGGAGCAGGGCGCCGCGCTGCGCCGTGAGGATCTGGCGCTCCTCCGCCAGGATCGGGGCGGCGGCGGGGTCGCGCTCGAGGTCGGGAGGCGGGCGGAACCCCTCCTCGTTGCGCCGCTGGGCCTCAAGGCGCGCCCGCCGGATCCGATAGAGGCGGCGATTGGCTTCGAGCACCCGGACGCGCTCGTCCGCCAGCAGGAATTCCGTCTGCTGCGCGACCTGGACCTGCTCGGGGCGCGCGAAGCCACCCGCGAGCGCGATGCCGCTCAGCACCGACGCGCCGGGGCGGAAGGGATAGCTCCCGGGCAGACGCACGTCGCCGAGCACGTAGATCGGCCGCATCTCCATGATCCGCAGGCTCACCACCGGCTGCTGGATGTAGCCGTCGGCGAGGCGGGCGACGACCTGCTTCTGGGCCTCCGGCAGCGTGCTGCCCGAGACGGGCACCTCGCCGATCAGCGGCAGGAACAGGTTGCCGTCGGTGCCGACGGAGTACTCCCCGGAGAGCTCGGTCTGACCGAAGACCGAGAGGGCGATGCGGTCGCCCGGCGCCAGCCGGTATCCGGATTCCTGCGCCGGCGCGGGCCCGGCGAGCACGCACAGGCTGGCCAGGAGAAGCGCCGCGCGCGCGAAGGGCACCGTCGGGACGGGCAGGGTCATGACCATGGCGGGATCGCTCGCAGCCGTCGTGAGGAAGGCCGGACCCCCAACCGGATCGCCCGACCGCCACGCATGCTAGCGGCACGCGGCAGCGCTCCGGCATCGCCCTTCCGATGAGCGGGCGCACTCCTTGGTGTTAGGGCGGCCGCCGGCCGGCCCCGCCCGCTCCGGGCCGGGCCCGCGAGTTCACGGCCCAGCTTCGCAAGTCAGGACCAAGCGTATTACGGCGCGTCGACTTCTTTCGGAGTGCATCTCCACCGAATGCGCCAGTTGTCGCGCGAGGCCGGCCAGCGCCATGCTTGAAGCGTAACTCGAAACCCTCGAACCAGAGTCGCCGGTGCGGGCCGCTTCAGCTTGAGGGCGGCGCGATCACGGGTGCGGTGCTGGTCCCGGCGCGGTCAATCTCGGCAGCGAAGGATCGTTGAACATGAAGCGCATTCTCGTGACCGGCGGCGCCGGCTTCATCGGCTCGCATCTCTGCGAACGGCTGCTGAAGCAGGGCAATGAGGTTCTCTGCGTCGACAACTTTTTCACGGGCACGCGCGCCAATTGCGAGCCCCTGCTCGGCAATCCATCCTTCGAGCTCTTGCGCCACGACGTGACCTTTCCCCTCTACGTCGAGGTCGACGAGATCTACAATCTCGCCTGCCCCGCATCGCCGATCCACTATCAGCGCGATCCGGTCCAGACGACCAAGACGAGCGTCATGGGGGCGATCAACATGCTGGGCCTCGCCAAGCGGCTGCGCGTGCGGATCCTCCAGGCCTCGACGAGCGAGGTCTACGGCGATCCGGACGTCCACCCGCAGCCCGAGGGCTATTGCGGCTACGTCAACATCGCGGGCCCGCGCGCCTGCTACGACGAGGGCAAGCGCTGCGCCGAGACGCTGTTCTACGACTACCAGCGCCAGCACCGGATGTCGGTGCGCATCGCGCGGATCTTCAACACCTACGGCCCGCACATGCATCCGCAGGACGGGCGCGTCGTCTCCAACTTCATCATCCAGGCGCTGACCCACCAGCCCATCACCATCTACGGCGACGGCTCGCAGACGCGGTCCTTCTGCTACGTGGACGACCTCGTCGAGGGATTGCTGCGCCTGATGGCCCTCGACGAGGAGCCAGGCGGAGCGGTCAATCTCGGCAACCCGGTCGAGACGACGGTGCTGGCGCTCGCCGAGCGCATCGTCGCCCTGTGCAACTCGCGCTCGACGATCACCTGCCATCCTCTGCCGCAGGACGACCCGCGGCGGCGCTGCCCCGACATCTCCCGGGCGCGCGACCTCCTGCATTGGGCCCCGCGGGTCGAGCTCGATAGCGGGCTCACCCGGACCATCGCGTATTTCGACGGGCAGCTCGCCCGCAATGCCGCGTCGGTGCAGATGCTGCGCCGCGCAGGCCCGCATGCGAGTGCGCAATGAGGGCCGCGGCGAACGAGAGCGCCCGCCCCTGGGAGCAGGAGCGGGCCCCGGTGCTGGGCGTCGGGGTGAGCGTCATCACCCTGCCGGATGCCGTCCTCGCCCTCGACGCCTTCGTGCGGGCCAAGCGCCCGCACTACGTCTGCATCACCGGCGTGCACGGCGTGATCGAGTGCCGCAAGGATCCCCGGCTGCGGGCGATCCATGCCGAGGCGGACCTCGTGACGCCGGACGGGGTGCCCCTCGTCTGGATGTCGCGCCTGCTCGGCTACGGCCCGATCGGGCGCGTCTACGGGCCGGACCTCATGCGCGAGGTCATCCGGCTCTCGCCCGCCCTCGGATACCGGCACTTCTTCTACGGGGGCGCCCCCGGCGTCGCCGAGCAGCTCCGCGCGCGGCTGTGCACCGCGGTCCCGGGCCTCTCCGTGGTCGGCATCCACTGCCCGCCCTTCCGGGCGCTCACCCCCGAGGAGGACGAAGCGATCGTGTCCGAGATCAACGCCGCGCAACCCGACATCGTCTGGGTCGGGTTGAGCACGCCCAAGCAGGAGGCCTGGATGGCGGCCCATCGCGGGCGCATCACGGCACCCGTGATGGTCGGGGTCGGAGCGGCCTTCGACTTCCTGGCGGGGACCAAGCGGCAGGCGCCGCGCTGGATGCAGCGCTCGGGCCTCGAATGGCTCTACCGCCTCGCCACCGAGCCACGGCGCCTGGCCGGGCGCTACGGGAAGATCGTGCCGCTCTTCCTCGTCCTGGCGGCGGGCCAGCTTCTGGCGCGCCTGTTCGCACCGGGGCGCGGCGGGCCGGCCAATCCACCGCGCCGGCTGGCCAATGGCAGCTGAGCCGCGAGCGCCCCAGGCTCGCCCGTCGAGCGTCCCCGCCACCGGCTGTTCTTCGAGAGGGTGACCCATGCGGAACGGCAACACGGCAATGTCCTCGGTCGGGACGGTCGCGCGCACGACCCGCGCCGAGCGCCGCCCCGCACGCCGCGGGCGGCGGAGTGTCGTGGCGGGCGCGCTTTTGGCCGGCGATGCCATGGTCGCAATCGCGGCCGCGGTGGCGGCGAGCGGCCTGCTGCAGCTCGGCGGAGTTCCGGTGCAGGCGAATGCGGCGCTCGCCGGGCCACTCACTCTTCCCACCCTGGCGGTTCTCCCCATCTTCGCGGCCCTCGGCCTCTACGGGAGCGACGGCCCGAGCCCTCCGGAGCGGCTGCGGTTGCGCGCCCTCGGCCTCGTCCTCTACGCGATTGCCTGCCTGCTCGTCGCCGCCGGCAGGGTCACGCCGCATCACCTCGGCGCGATCACCCTCGTCGCCGGGCTTCTCCTCGTGCTCGGCTACTACAGCGAATGGGCGGTTCAGCGCGTCCTGATCCGGGCCGGCGCCTGGGGCGCCCCCACGCTCATCATCGGGGCGGACGAGGCGGGTCGCGCCCTCGCCCGCACCCTGCTCGCCCAGCCCGAGCTCGGCCTCAGGCCGATCGGCATCGTCGCCGACCGGATCCCCGAGGCGCCGCCCGAACAGCTGCCGCTCGTCGACTCCCTCGACGCGACGGGCCTCTCCTCCGCGGAGGTGATCGTGTTCTCCTCCTGCGCCGAGCTCGCCCGGCACGACGGGATCCGCAGCGGAGCCGGGCCATCCGCCCGTCTCCTGCTCGCCCAGAGGATCGAGGACCTGCAGGATCTGTGGCTGCAGGTGCGTCCGCTGGGCGGCGCCGTCGGTCTCGAGATCCGGCGCGAACTCTACCGGCCGCGCAATCTGCTGCTCAAGCGGATGCTCGACGGCGTGCTCGCCGGCCTCGGCCTCCTGGTCGTCGCCCCGCTCATCGCCCTGCTGGCGGGTCTGATCACGCTCGCCGATCCGGGGAGTCCGTTCTACGTCCAGGTCCGGGTGGGACGGAACGGGCGCCCGATCCGCGTGCTCAAGCTGCGCACCATGTATCGGGACGCCGAGCAGCGGCTGCGCGACCATCTCGAGGCCAGCCCGGCCGCTCGCGCCGAGTGGCAGCGGTTCTTCAAGCTCGCGGACGATCCCCGCGTGCTCCCGAAGGTGGGGCACTTCCTGCGCCGCAGCAGCCTGGACGAGTTGCCCCAGCTCTGGAACATCCTGCGCGGCGACATGAGCCTCGTTGGCCCGAGGCCGTTCCCGTCCTATCACCTGGACG
Encoded here:
- a CDS encoding glycosyltransferase, with translation MPRDATPLDIRHLVFEEAEDSRTNGIHHAACRLAREQLRMGHAVRIVLLHETGEGIDLRQWAAPVQPLRLVGHRLFGRMVQAAPSVIDGLLDQAGPDTIVHIHGGRRPVLPMIGRDLMRRRVRYVVTIHGRYAHVFDEDLRPVRPSVSLYLSVFERRFLENAAFVHALTPQEAATIHRIAPRARVEIVENASYSSAFDAQPAWPVRERPSAGYPTFGFCGRYALRHKGLDLLIEGFGRHRAAGGAGRLMLAGLGRDGTEDDELRALAERQGVADTVAVGGPVFGEDKIQTLQSWDFFVQSSRFDGQPIGALEAALNGLPLIVSRATGLGAAVERFGAGFVVGTLSGQGVAEALAAAARVPPESWARLSLAAHRMALEIGDWTRSARRLQDLYAVPGGDLRRAV
- a CDS encoding NAD-dependent epimerase/dehydratase family protein — its product is MKTVLVTGAGGFIGHHLVNYLVGRGYWVRAVDLKYPQFQESRAHEFIRCDLRLHDACQSVTQGMEEVYHLAADMGGIGFISGSHAEITLNNTLISAHMAKAARDSKVGRFLFSSSACIYPTNLQTSPDVTPLREDMAWPALPEEGYGLEKIYMEKLCQYMTEDWNIPTRVVRFHNVYGPLGTYEGGREKAPAAICRKVALCPDGGEIEVWGDGLQTRSFMYIDDCVEGLFRLMQSDYGAPLNLGTDEMISINDLVEIAAEIAGKQVAKRYDRSKPQGVRGRNSDNALIRQVLHWEPRTSIREGLVPTYRWIEAELARPRESARESGVLHAAE
- a CDS encoding right-handed parallel beta-helix repeat-containing protein, with the protein product MPAAQGRGQRNITGETMRFSTRDNTDALDGFWHHLNRRWRAHAGSDPAASDSSLPATSDTTESTAAASDPVVTPADTTAPTTPSVTEEPATTTQPAATAPAITDPVTTSTTTVTTDPVAATAPTTTVTTDPVAATAPTTTATTDPVAATAPTTTVTTDPVVATAPTTTATTDPVAATAPTTTVTTDPVMAAPSTTSTGGTPVALTRHDGTVVAHSGDVIKDLDIYVNSGDGIQLDNADNVTISNVRIHYNGAGGAAEGSGISAMGADGLKIDHVEVFNAGAPASGAEVNAEHYGLALYSSPGAQISGVTTHDASTGIYLQDSPQALLTGIEGYNARGPEPRGQLVQFNRSGNSTLDTFYTYNDLEKSFTEDNINVGSSNNVTIKNGLIDGNNSPSGQGIIFEESTGGHVQNVDAVHMGNGAFADMTGGNSFDHVRSFDNFNTNAPSRGQPLSGGLIFALANGTSVTSASYQNPANPSNIAYGAGYENGQFSGTFDAHEVTGQTPMAAYHNTFGWA
- a CDS encoding Crp/Fnr family transcriptional regulator, with the protein product MSVWSTPLREPEVQNRLLRALPAESFDRIRPMFEEVVLEAGQRIVTANEPISHVYFPESGIVSVIFNVGGRGVLDTLVVGREGMVSTAPVLGVERAPHDVQVRVAGSALRIGAGGLHRLVMQSSLLHEILMRYVQVVLIWGYQAALVCRRNKLDERLALWLLQAMDRLTGNEIALTHEALALILGTHRPGITAALHNLERIEAIATSRGRITILDRARLVIVAGEGYGTAESEYRRLIGPF
- a CDS encoding glycosyltransferase family 4 protein encodes the protein MIRVLSAIVVPPHLSVSGGARAGETLSAALAGACSVTVASMMGGADAPQGCRRLPVRTGLPPGLPWSRLANRHRTPFYRSDIPQAIRPGAYDLVHLHNPMPALEMRRIARACRAAGIPYVVSTHGFNEIANGATIYGFGALQRAAWRHLVQSPVADTVRGADAILALSPADFDIIRRMGFAGETIDLVPNGVRLPPLGDPEEDRAIWERFGLGLPEPDAPLTCMFLANHTPNKGLPVLLRSVLGLTQPFTLVVGGETRPEVDYAGALAAAGPQQRIIVTGRLSDAEVGALLRRCDLFVFPTLADTLPLVVFEAMAHGRPVLASAVGGIPHQIDAACGRLVPAGDAEALRASLAELDADRDRLRRMGECARLRVAGGFTWEAAAEKALRAYLRVLAAREAQGTARRASPLPPEPSRVAAGGRDPWRIPG